The Granulicella sp. 5B5 nucleotide sequence ATGCTCGGGAGCGACGAGAACGGAGAACCTGCTGGCGCGATGGTGTCTCTCGAAGATGAGTATGGGGAGAGTGAAGACCCTGAACTCATCTGCACGACGAACACTTAGCGGCAATAGCTGTGCGGCCTGCGCGGTGTGGATATCCGCGCGGGCCTTGTCTTGCACATGTGAAGTGTGAAGGTGGGTTGAGACCATGATCGAGCAAGAGAGCTGCGCTGGCCGATGGCGCTCGCAAACGCACCGAGGTGCTGTGGTTCAACCCCTGTGCATGGCAGGGCCGTGCGCAGGGCTCGCTCGCGTTGGAGGCTGGTGAGTAAGTGAGTGATGTACTTATCGATCTATTCTGCGGTGGTGGTGGGACATCCACCGGTATGCGCATGGCGTGGGAGCTGCTAGGTAAGACCGAGCACGACTACGAGATGATCGCGGTGAACCATTGGTCTGTCGCCATCGATACGCACACGGCGAACCATCCGGGCGCGGCGCATCACTGCAAGAGTCTCGCGGAGATTGGCGACCCCTGCAAGCTGATCACCAGCCGCAACGACCGGCGCGTGAAGCTGCTATGGGCGTCGCCGGAGTGCACCGGGCACAGCCGCGCGCGCGGTGGCAAGCCTGCGAACGACCAGTCGCGCAGCTCGGCGAACCTGGTCCTCGACTTCCTCGACAAGCTGAACGTCGAGACGCTGATGATTGAGAACGTGCGCGAGTTCGTCGACTGGGGGCCGCTGGGCGTCGACAACCGCCCGCTGAAGTCGAAGAAGGGATCGCTGTTCAAGCACTGGTTGGAAGGGCTGCGTGTGCGGGGCTACAAGTACGAGTGGCGCATCCTGAACTGCGCTGACTACGGTACGCCGACGACGCGGCAACGGTTCTTCCTGATCGCGGTGAAGGGCAACCGCACCATCCGCTGGCCGGAGCCGACGCACATTGGCCCCGCAGAGCAAAAGCGGCAGCCACTGTTCGCCGACAGCCGCAAGCCGTGGGTGCCTGCGCGCGACATCATCGACTGGAGCGATCTGGGCAAGGACATCTTCACCGAGCGGAAGAAGGCGCTGGCTGACAATACGATGGAACGCATCCGCGCCGGCGCTCGCAGGTTCTGGGGCATTGAGATGGATGTGGCCGCGATGGTGCATGCGGGTGTGGTGCCGCTGTTCGTCGACATGGCCGCGGTGAGCGCTGCGGATCTGCTGGCGTGGAAGAAGCAGCAACCGTTCATTCCAGAGTTTGAGTTTCGGTTGCTGGATAATTTCGTTGGGCTACCGACGATGCAGTCCTATCAGGTTGACCTGCATGGCACCGCGACGGTGCATGGGATCGATAAGCCGGTGCAGACGATAACTGCGGGAGGTGGACATGTGGGTGTTGTATCGCCGATTGTGCTGCCGCATCGAGTATTTGAAGAGTTCTCGGTGGACTCGCCGGATGTGCCTCTGCGGACGATCACGGGAACGCAGACTGTGACG carries:
- a CDS encoding DNA cytosine methyltransferase, with protein sequence MSDVLIDLFCGGGGTSTGMRMAWELLGKTEHDYEMIAVNHWSVAIDTHTANHPGAAHHCKSLAEIGDPCKLITSRNDRRVKLLWASPECTGHSRARGGKPANDQSRSSANLVLDFLDKLNVETLMIENVREFVDWGPLGVDNRPLKSKKGSLFKHWLEGLRVRGYKYEWRILNCADYGTPTTRQRFFLIAVKGNRTIRWPEPTHIGPAEQKRQPLFADSRKPWVPARDIIDWSDLGKDIFTERKKALADNTMERIRAGARRFWGIEMDVAAMVHAGVVPLFVDMAAVSAADLLAWKKQQPFIPEFEFRLLDNFVGLPTMQSYQVDLHGTATVHGIDKPVQTITAGGGHVGVVSPIVLPHRVFEEFSVDSPDVPLRTITGTQTVTGSKGEALVSPFIAEYYGTRNMIGIEQPLPTLTTRDRFALVAMRLDQVQSPEWLPVGAVVSRMAIFFRMLRLAECARAQSFPDDYKWTGTAKEQQVQVGNAVPPQMAMHLTLPTLAQGLRRDGMVA